One segment of Rhipicephalus sanguineus isolate Rsan-2018 chromosome 6, BIME_Rsan_1.4, whole genome shotgun sequence DNA contains the following:
- the LOC119397638 gene encoding serine-rich adhesin for platelets — MWHMYNTFEDVVVGGTLPPTDHPAGDAQQQQQQHTLPPSQQPLPSAAADDTAAPAAVAVGSLRGGDAAAPAQTTAAPRPPKPVRIPSSPDVRRDPSSPTASPGARRKKRPMSQRCSYAACGSSGSSTSSSSSGSQQQRSSLSSSGNPLLDTIGSMTYDPCCESDDYYDLASVYLQRRQARQHSDGESIAYAGSIDSGYKSLCPTPEIPDYDAEAKSSSKAVVALAQPSTVAATTARLAAPASAGGQQGHKPTQEELDADLDHLMQLRQSLLTAIARCESPVSPKSSSSSPRAGSAGDKTVRFSTEKLTSAPSCSPAKAPGTRAKPILKDPLCANLRANLERPDSGGTLEEEIDSLLCGGKPDYYDLDARFPPSTYVTMVEEKYRSNAGYSVAKVKCLKDKSQETSKDHNNAALTAEPSRRSQSHSRQPHQKPQHHQQDPVQLALGTYSPPMAAEPPVSRSEKSGAGHPVPTPRCSAAHATTAASSAKPCSPKPTLMRSAKSRFNEVAKCMLEIIEDLQHKKITEPRPAKTSSSKLSVAATTAASSSTQPLRDTHIGGSRGGNTTTQPRQQQQQQQTQRPLSDSEYHVYEEVLYDFVNSTGSVTSELQRPPPPLPARPSEPGHRPKQRSNLYSLVRNQEERRNISKSLEQEWSGDRAGRLEDEYGFRSVTNS, encoded by the exons ATGTGGCACATGTACAACACCTTCGAGGACGTGGTCGTGGGAGGGACGCTGCCGCCGACTGACCACCCGGCCGGTGACgcccagcagcaacagcagcagcacacCTTGCCGCCGAGTCAACAACCGCTGCCGTCGGCAGCAGCCGACGACACAGCAGCGCCTGCCGCCGTCGCTGTCGGTAGCCTGCGTGGAGGCGACGCTGCCGCCCCGGCACAGACGACGGCCGCTCCGCGACCGCCGAAGCCCGTTCGCATCCCATCCTCGCCCGACGTTCGACGGGACCCGTCGTCGCCGACGGCGTCGCCCGGCGCTCGCCGGAAGAAGAGGCCGATGTCTCAGCGCTGCTCGTACGCTGCTTGCGGTAGCAGCGGAAGCAGTACCAGTAGCAGCAGTAGCGGCAGCCAGCAGCAACGAAGCTCTCTGTCTTCCTCCGGCAATCCGCTGCTGGACACGATCGGCTCCATGACGTACGACCCGTGCTGCGAGTCGGACGACTACTACGACCTGGCCAGCGTGTACCTGCAGCGGCGCCAGGCGCGCCAGCACAGTGACGGCGAGTCCATCGCGTACGCGGGCTCTATCGACAGTGGCTACAAGAGCCTCTGCCCGACGCCCGAGATACCGGACTACGATGCCGAAGCCAAATCCTCTAGTAAGGCTGTCGTCGCTCTGGCGCAGCCCTCTACGGTGGCTGCGACGACGGCCAGGCTCGCAGCGCCCGCTTCCGCGGGAGGACAGCAGGGCCACAAGCCGACGCAGGAGGAGCTTGACGCCGACCTTGATCACTTGATGCAGCTGCGCCAGTCCCTGCTGACGGCCATTGCCCGTTGCGAGTCGCCGGTGAGCCCCAAGAGCAGTAGCAGCAGTCCCCGTGCGGGCTCGGCGGGCGACAAGACGGTGAGGTTCAGCACCGAGAAGCTGACCTCGGCGCCCTCGTGCTCGCCGGCCAAGGCGCCCGGAACGCGGGCCAAGCCCATCCTCAAGGACCCGCTTTGTGCCAATCTGCGCGCCAACCTCGAGAGGCCCGACAGCGGCGGGACCTTGGAAGAAGAGATCGACAGCCTCCTTTGTGGGGGCAAGCCCGACTACTACGACCTGGATGCCCGGTTCCCGCCGTCAACGTACGTGACCATGGTCGAGGAGAAGTACCGCTCCAACGCGGGATACAGCGTCGCCAAGGTTAAGTGCTTGAAAG ACAAATCCCAAGAGACCTCCAAAGACCACAATAACGCAGCGTTGACAGCCGAACCAAGCCGGCGTTCCCAAAGTCACAGTAGGCAACCGCACCAAAAGCCGCAACATCACCAACAGGACCCCGTGCAGCTGGCATTGGGCACGTACAGCCCTCCGATGGCTGCAGAACCACCTGTTTCGCGCTCAGAGAAGAGCGGTGCTGGCCACCCTGTCCCCACGCCACGTTGTTCGGCAGCTCACGCGACGACCGCTGCCAGCAGTGCGAAGCCGTGCTCTCCCAAGCCTACTCTCATGCGCTCTGCCAAGTCACGCTTCAACGAGGTCGCCAAGTGCATGCTCGAGATTATTGAGGACCTTCAGCACAAGAAGATCACGGAACCACGACCAGCGAAGACTTCTTCCAGCAAGCTTTCCGTGGCGGCGACAACAGCCGCGTCCTCCTCAACGCAGCCTCTACGCGACACCCACATCGGTGGTTCCAGAGGAGGGAACACTACGACGCAGCCgcgtcaacagcagcagcagcagcagacccAGAGGCCACTCTCAGACTCGGAGTACCACGTCTACGAGGAGGTCCTGTACGACTTTGTGAACTCGACCGGAAGCGTGACCTCCGAGCTCCAGcggccaccgccgccgctgccggcgaGGCCCAGTGAACCGGGCCACCGACCTAAGCAGAGGAGCAACCTGTACTCTCTGGTACGTAACCAGGAGGAGAGGCGCAACATATCCAAGTCGCTCGAACAGGAGTGGTCCGGTGACAGGGCGGGGCGGTTGGAAGACGAGTACGGGTTTCGCTCTGTGACCAACTCTTAA